Proteins from one Microbacterium proteolyticum genomic window:
- the mmsA gene encoding multiple monosaccharide ABC transporter ATP-binding protein: MTEPILRMSGISKSFNGVPALADVSVDVHRGEVHAICGENGAGKSTLMKVLSGVYPAGSFDGTITLEGEPVAFRSINDSEAAGIVIIHQELALSPYLSIAENIFLGNEKSKRGVIDWNATNTAAADLLKRVGLRENPATKIYELGVGKQQLVEIAKALAKEVKLLILDEPTAALNDDDSAHLLDLIDQLRDQGITCIIISHKLKEVLRIADRITIIRDGRTIETMRRDDPDTDEGRIIRAMVGRDLNSLFPPREPDIGEELFRVENWTVHHPVDTERVVIDDASFMVRAGEIVGFAGLMGAGRTELAMSIFGRMYGTGISGEVYKGGRQIDVRTVDAAIKNGIAYATEDRKKYGLNLIGDIQVNVSASALARLARLGVVDRYREYKVADSYRYKMNIKAPSVAAITGRLSGGNQQKVVLSKWMFTGPDVLILDEPTRGIDVGAKYEIYGIINELAAQGKAVIVISSELPEVIGLSDRIYTISEGRITAEVSREEATQETLMRHMTAGRN, from the coding sequence ATGACCGAACCGATCCTGCGCATGTCGGGGATCTCCAAGTCGTTCAACGGCGTCCCGGCTCTCGCCGACGTGTCGGTGGACGTGCATCGCGGTGAGGTGCACGCGATCTGCGGCGAGAACGGCGCGGGGAAGTCGACGCTGATGAAGGTGCTGAGCGGTGTCTATCCCGCCGGCAGCTTCGACGGGACGATCACCCTCGAGGGGGAGCCGGTCGCGTTCCGCTCGATCAACGACAGCGAGGCCGCCGGCATCGTCATCATCCACCAGGAGCTGGCCCTCAGCCCCTACCTCTCGATCGCCGAGAACATCTTCCTCGGCAACGAGAAATCCAAGCGCGGGGTGATCGACTGGAACGCCACCAACACCGCCGCCGCAGACCTGCTCAAGCGCGTGGGGCTCCGCGAGAACCCGGCGACCAAGATCTACGAGCTCGGCGTCGGCAAGCAGCAGCTCGTCGAGATCGCGAAGGCGCTGGCCAAGGAGGTCAAGCTCCTCATCCTCGACGAGCCGACCGCCGCCCTCAACGACGACGACTCCGCGCACCTGCTCGACCTCATCGACCAGCTGCGCGACCAGGGGATCACCTGCATCATCATCAGCCACAAGCTGAAGGAGGTGCTGCGCATCGCCGACCGCATCACGATCATCCGCGACGGCCGGACGATCGAGACCATGCGGCGCGACGACCCCGACACCGACGAGGGCCGCATCATCCGGGCGATGGTCGGTCGCGACCTCAACAGCCTCTTCCCGCCGCGCGAACCCGACATCGGCGAAGAGCTGTTCCGCGTCGAGAACTGGACCGTGCACCACCCCGTCGACACCGAGCGCGTGGTCATCGACGACGCGTCCTTCATGGTGCGTGCGGGCGAGATCGTCGGCTTCGCCGGTCTCATGGGTGCCGGGCGCACCGAGCTCGCGATGAGCATCTTCGGACGCATGTACGGCACCGGCATCTCCGGCGAGGTGTACAAGGGCGGCCGGCAGATCGACGTCCGCACCGTCGACGCGGCGATCAAGAACGGCATCGCCTACGCCACGGAGGACCGCAAGAAGTACGGCCTCAACCTCATCGGCGACATCCAGGTCAACGTCTCGGCCTCCGCCCTCGCCCGCCTCGCGCGCCTCGGCGTCGTCGACCGGTACCGCGAGTACAAGGTCGCCGATTCGTACCGCTACAAGATGAACATCAAGGCGCCCAGTGTCGCCGCGATCACCGGACGCCTCTCCGGCGGGAACCAGCAGAAAGTGGTCCTGTCGAAGTGGATGTTCACCGGACCCGACGTGCTGATCCTCGACGAGCCGACCCGCGGCATCGACGTCGGGGCGAAGTACGAGATCTACGGCATCATCAACGAACTCGCGGCCCAGGGGAAGGCCGTCATCGTCATCTCGTCGGAGCTGCCCGAGGTCATCGGCCTCTCCGACCGCATCTACACCATCTCCGAGGGACGCATCACGGCCGAGGTCAGCCGTGAGGAAGCCACGCAGGAGACGCTCATGCGGCACATGACCGCCGGAAGGAACTGA
- the mmsB gene encoding multiple monosaccharide ABC transporter permease, with amino-acid sequence MATASTQTVEAPTQPGPRRRGLLARINFRQFGILAALVIIIVLFQVLTGGRLLMPGNVNNLIQQNAYVLILAIGMVMVIIAGHIDLSVGSVVAMVGAIAAIAMNQWGLPWYIAVVLSLVVGAIVGAWQGFWVAFVGIPAFIVTLAGMLLFRGLTLVLLTGGTISGLPDGFTAIGAGWLPPVLGYVGNWDSLTLVLGAIASVLLIVQQLRTRATLRRLELPREVAWSFWLKNAIAVVAIMAVAFTIAAYNGTPIVLIILAVLVLAYTFVLNRTTFGRHIYAMGGNLFAAVMSGVKTKWVNFFIFVNMGVLAGLAAVVSTARAGGAVASAGQNYELDAIAAVFIGGAAVQGGIGTVVGAVVGGLVMGVLNMGLSILSVDAAWQMAIKGIVLLLAVAFDIFNKRRNGGV; translated from the coding sequence ATGGCCACCGCATCCACCCAGACGGTCGAAGCGCCGACGCAACCGGGACCGCGCCGCCGCGGTCTGCTCGCGCGCATCAACTTCCGGCAGTTCGGCATCCTCGCTGCCCTGGTCATCATCATCGTGCTGTTCCAGGTGCTCACCGGCGGGCGCCTGCTCATGCCGGGCAACGTCAACAACCTCATCCAGCAGAACGCGTACGTCCTGATCCTCGCGATCGGCATGGTGATGGTCATCATCGCCGGACACATCGACCTGTCGGTCGGTTCGGTCGTCGCCATGGTCGGCGCGATCGCGGCGATCGCCATGAACCAATGGGGTCTGCCCTGGTACATCGCGGTCGTCCTGTCGCTCGTCGTCGGCGCGATCGTCGGCGCGTGGCAGGGCTTCTGGGTCGCCTTCGTCGGGATACCCGCGTTCATCGTCACGCTCGCGGGCATGCTGCTCTTCCGCGGGCTCACGCTCGTGCTCCTCACCGGCGGCACGATCAGCGGTCTGCCCGACGGATTCACCGCCATCGGTGCCGGATGGCTCCCGCCCGTTCTCGGCTACGTCGGCAACTGGGACAGCCTCACCCTCGTGCTCGGCGCGATCGCCAGCGTCCTGCTCATCGTGCAGCAGCTGCGCACCCGCGCGACGCTCCGCCGTCTCGAGCTGCCCCGCGAGGTCGCGTGGTCGTTCTGGCTGAAGAACGCGATCGCCGTCGTGGCGATCATGGCCGTCGCCTTCACGATCGCCGCCTACAACGGCACGCCGATCGTGCTCATCATCCTCGCCGTGCTCGTGCTGGCGTACACGTTCGTGCTCAACCGCACGACGTTCGGTCGGCACATCTACGCGATGGGCGGCAACCTGTTCGCCGCCGTGATGAGCGGCGTGAAGACGAAGTGGGTCAACTTCTTCATCTTCGTCAACATGGGTGTGCTCGCCGGTCTCGCCGCGGTGGTCAGCACCGCACGCGCCGGTGGGGCCGTGGCATCCGCCGGTCAGAACTACGAACTGGATGCCATCGCGGCGGTGTTCATCGGTGGCGCCGCGGTCCAGGGCGGTATCGGTACGGTCGTCGGCGCCGTCGTCGGTGGTCTGGTCATGGGCGTGCTCAACATGGGTCTATCCATCCTGAGCGTCGACGCGGCCTGGCAGATGGCGATCAAGGGCATCGTTCTGCTCCTGGCCGTCGCGTTCGACATCTTCAACAAGCGACGCAACGGCGGTGTCTGA
- a CDS encoding ROK family protein yields the protein MTPAVFEPATPLAPPSGRTTNDLIRQQNLASVLSMLHLRGALSRAQLGATIGLNRSTVTGLVMELTELGLVREVAAGERTGKVGRPTLDIEPEDHVAALSVRAEPHAVTVALVGLGGVVHARLRHDTASAPSPRRFVQIVASSVEAMRADIDRHYRVVGAGLAVPGLVNANGSVLVSPTLGWRRDPVAARLSDELGIQVSAGNDASIGALAESRFGVGVGVSNLLYLGGAMHSIGGGLIIDGTLLRGTSGYAGELGHTVVDPRGRTCVCGRKGCLEAEVRLDLLEPLLGRRKLDEDELDVELGVARDPRVLAEVTRQVEVLSLALTNFVNAFSPETVVLSGYLGALLSVSRERLAEAVRVHPLGADGRTIRLERAHLRSRLMLIGPAELAFADLLANPAGFRG from the coding sequence ATGACCCCTGCCGTGTTCGAGCCCGCCACGCCGCTCGCACCACCCTCAGGTCGTACGACGAACGACCTGATCCGTCAGCAGAACCTCGCGTCCGTCTTGTCGATGCTGCACCTCCGGGGAGCGCTCTCACGCGCTCAGCTGGGCGCGACGATCGGCCTGAACCGCTCGACGGTCACGGGCCTGGTCATGGAGTTGACCGAACTGGGGCTCGTCCGCGAGGTCGCCGCCGGCGAACGCACCGGTAAGGTCGGCCGCCCGACGCTCGACATCGAGCCCGAGGATCACGTCGCCGCGCTGAGCGTGCGGGCCGAGCCCCACGCCGTGACGGTCGCCCTCGTCGGGCTCGGCGGCGTCGTCCACGCGCGGCTACGCCACGACACCGCGAGCGCGCCGTCGCCCCGCCGCTTCGTGCAGATCGTCGCCTCCTCGGTCGAGGCGATGCGTGCCGACATCGACCGCCACTACCGGGTCGTCGGCGCGGGCCTCGCCGTCCCGGGACTCGTCAACGCCAACGGCTCCGTGCTGGTGTCGCCCACCCTCGGGTGGCGCCGGGATCCGGTGGCCGCGCGGTTGAGCGACGAACTCGGCATCCAGGTCTCCGCCGGAAACGACGCGAGCATCGGCGCGCTCGCCGAGTCGCGGTTCGGTGTCGGCGTCGGCGTCTCCAACCTCCTCTACCTCGGCGGCGCGATGCACAGCATCGGCGGCGGCCTGATCATCGATGGCACGCTCCTGCGCGGCACCTCCGGCTACGCCGGCGAACTCGGCCACACCGTCGTCGACCCGCGCGGCCGCACGTGCGTGTGCGGACGCAAGGGATGCCTCGAAGCCGAGGTCCGGCTCGACCTCCTCGAACCGCTGCTCGGCCGGCGCAAGCTCGACGAGGACGAACTCGACGTGGAGCTCGGCGTCGCCCGCGATCCCCGCGTGCTCGCGGAGGTGACGCGCCAGGTCGAGGTGCTCTCGCTGGCGCTGACGAACTTCGTCAACGCCTTCAGCCCCGAGACCGTCGTGCTCTCGGGATACCTCGGCGCGCTGCTGTCGGTCAGCCGCGAGCGTCTGGCCGAGGCGGTGCGCGTGCACCCGCTGGGCGCGGACGGCCGCACGATTCGTCTCGAGCGCGCGCACCTGCGCTCGCGCCTGATGCTCATCGGCCCCGCCGAGCTCGCCTTCGCCGACCTCCTCGCGAATCCCGCGGGCTTCCGCGGCTGA
- a CDS encoding lytic transglycosylase domain-containing protein: MDLDADRGRSWSSIAAAVAAVLFVVIAIALVVSSQAVGRERPLEERVGAYAPAVEPDAAPVADAPASAPVPTAVPVPSAPPLAEIVPADPAWTARTAAATGIPERALRAYASAALTLKAEQPGCGLGWNTLAGIGAIESAHGTHSGGNLDEAGYPQPAIRGIPLDGTASAAIGDTDGGAWDGDATWDRAVGPLQFIPATWQRWGADGNGDGVADPNQIDDAALAAGRYLCAAGEMTSATGWRRAIFSYNHLDSYVDDVAATANTYAARADG; the protein is encoded by the coding sequence GTGGATCTCGACGCCGACCGCGGACGCTCGTGGTCTTCGATCGCCGCCGCCGTCGCGGCGGTGCTCTTCGTCGTGATCGCGATCGCCCTCGTCGTGTCGTCGCAGGCCGTCGGCCGTGAGCGTCCCCTCGAGGAAAGGGTGGGGGCGTACGCCCCCGCGGTCGAGCCGGATGCCGCGCCCGTCGCGGACGCGCCGGCCTCCGCCCCCGTACCGACCGCGGTTCCCGTGCCGTCGGCCCCGCCCCTCGCGGAGATCGTTCCCGCCGATCCGGCCTGGACCGCCCGCACGGCGGCGGCGACCGGCATCCCGGAGCGGGCCCTGCGCGCCTACGCGTCGGCCGCGCTCACGCTGAAGGCCGAACAGCCCGGCTGCGGGCTCGGCTGGAACACGCTCGCGGGGATCGGCGCCATCGAATCCGCCCACGGCACGCACTCCGGCGGGAATCTGGACGAGGCCGGGTACCCGCAGCCGGCGATCCGCGGCATCCCCCTCGACGGCACTGCCAGCGCCGCGATCGGCGACACCGACGGCGGCGCGTGGGACGGGGATGCCACCTGGGACCGCGCCGTGGGCCCGTTGCAGTTCATCCCCGCGACGTGGCAGCGGTGGGGCGCCGACGGCAACGGCGACGGGGTGGCCGACCCGAACCAGATCGACGACGCTGCACTCGCCGCGGGCCGCTACCTGTGCGCCGCCGGCGAGATGACGAGCGCGACCGGCTGGCGGCGGGCGATCTTCTCGTACAACCACCTCGACAGCTACGTCGACGACGTCGCCGCCACGGCCAACACGTACGCCGCACGCGCGGACGGCTGA
- a CDS encoding NAD(P)-dependent oxidoreductase — MTSPLIVSVPTAQLRDDLQPLPEGVEVLVWDMTDAAPRPHIDIVVPPYMSMDGVIARLTEVTTRLVQGQSIGYDNVEGRLPEGIVFANATSVHETATAELAVALALAAQRALPDFVRAQDRAEWEGKWTPGLADARVTLLGFGGVGRAIAARLKPFEVDLRAVASHGRLQDDVEVLPLGELYDVLAATDVLIVSLPGGDKTQHLVDDAALSALPDGALVVNVGRGPVIDTDALVDHVRRGRIRAALDVTDPEPLPADHPLWTLEGVLIAPHVGGATGAMRPRIARLVRRQIEHFLAGEEPENVVLRG, encoded by the coding sequence GTGACTTCCCCGCTGATCGTGTCCGTGCCCACCGCGCAGCTCCGCGACGATCTGCAGCCCCTACCCGAGGGCGTGGAGGTGCTCGTCTGGGACATGACGGATGCCGCCCCCCGCCCGCACATCGACATCGTGGTGCCGCCGTACATGTCGATGGACGGCGTCATCGCGCGCCTGACCGAGGTGACGACGCGGCTCGTGCAGGGCCAGTCGATCGGGTACGACAACGTCGAGGGGCGCCTCCCCGAGGGCATCGTGTTCGCCAACGCCACCAGCGTGCACGAGACGGCGACCGCCGAGCTCGCCGTCGCCCTCGCGCTCGCGGCCCAGCGCGCGCTTCCGGACTTCGTCCGCGCGCAGGACCGGGCGGAGTGGGAGGGGAAGTGGACACCGGGCCTCGCCGACGCCCGCGTCACCTTGCTCGGCTTCGGCGGAGTCGGCCGCGCGATCGCCGCCCGCCTGAAGCCCTTCGAGGTCGATCTCCGCGCGGTCGCGTCGCACGGACGACTGCAGGACGACGTCGAGGTCCTCCCCCTCGGCGAGCTGTACGACGTCCTCGCCGCCACCGACGTGCTGATCGTGTCGCTCCCCGGCGGCGACAAGACCCAGCACCTCGTCGACGACGCCGCGCTGTCGGCCCTGCCCGACGGAGCGCTCGTCGTGAACGTCGGCCGCGGCCCCGTGATCGACACGGACGCCCTCGTCGACCACGTGCGGCGCGGGCGCATCCGCGCGGCGCTGGACGTCACCGACCCCGAGCCGCTGCCCGCCGACCACCCGCTGTGGACTCTCGAGGGCGTGCTCATCGCGCCGCACGTCGGCGGCGCCACAGGAGCGATGCGCCCCCGGATCGCGCGGCTCGTCCGCCGGCAGATCGAGCACTTCCTCGCGGGCGAAGAGCCCGAGAACGTGGTGCTGCGCGGCTGA
- a CDS encoding FAD-dependent oxidoreductase: MSTLTPLADASARLAALEREAAHQEALSAGDGRSWVGERDGEHPVVIVGGGQAGLVLARGLRRRGIDDVVVLDSAPIDATGPWTTYARMHTLRTPKDIAWPTWGVPAVSPRAWFEAVYGAAAWDDIAFFPTVAWQGFLQWYRTVAGIEVVGSTAVTSITPPDADGPLRLHLEGPDGSWVLLARHVVLATGIEGAGGRHVPALLDDLPAERVHHTHDAIDFAALAGKRIGILGAGTGAFDNAATALEHGAASVDVHMRRTAMPQVSPYRWMEFSGLIENYGSLTDAQKWTFNVHLSAVDQPATQNAIWRAHAFDGFRFLTASPWRSVEWDGTEIVVTTPHGIHRYDVVIAATGIVADLSRRPELSTVAPDATLWSDRLTPAQVAENPGLAAFPYLDDDFGLVSRSAAAGSALSRIHMFNHGARISQGMLSHQIPGLVGGATKLAAALSRRLFTRHAESLMAEYLAYDVPVGVHVGRRPVPADVTG; this comes from the coding sequence GGCGGTGGACAGGCCGGGCTCGTGCTCGCCCGGGGCCTGCGCCGCCGCGGCATCGACGACGTCGTCGTCCTCGACTCCGCCCCGATCGACGCCACCGGGCCGTGGACCACGTACGCGCGCATGCACACGCTGCGCACCCCGAAGGACATCGCCTGGCCGACGTGGGGCGTCCCGGCGGTGAGTCCGCGCGCGTGGTTCGAGGCCGTGTACGGCGCAGCGGCGTGGGACGATATCGCCTTCTTCCCGACCGTCGCGTGGCAGGGGTTCCTGCAGTGGTACCGCACGGTCGCCGGCATCGAGGTCGTCGGTTCCACCGCCGTCACGTCGATCACGCCGCCGGATGCCGACGGCCCCCTGCGCCTGCACCTCGAGGGCCCCGACGGGTCGTGGGTGCTCCTCGCCCGGCACGTCGTGCTCGCCACCGGCATCGAGGGCGCCGGGGGACGGCACGTTCCGGCGCTCCTCGACGACCTCCCGGCCGAGCGGGTGCACCACACCCACGACGCGATCGATTTCGCCGCCCTCGCTGGGAAGCGCATCGGCATCCTGGGCGCCGGCACCGGCGCGTTCGACAACGCCGCCACCGCCCTCGAGCACGGCGCGGCCTCGGTCGACGTGCACATGCGGCGCACCGCGATGCCGCAGGTCAGCCCCTACCGGTGGATGGAATTCTCGGGCCTCATCGAGAACTACGGCTCGCTCACCGACGCGCAGAAGTGGACGTTCAACGTGCACCTCTCCGCCGTCGACCAGCCCGCCACGCAGAACGCGATCTGGCGCGCACACGCCTTCGACGGCTTCCGTTTCCTGACGGCGTCACCGTGGCGATCCGTCGAGTGGGACGGCACCGAGATCGTCGTGACGACGCCGCATGGCATCCATCGCTATGACGTCGTCATCGCCGCGACCGGGATCGTCGCGGATCTCTCGCGCCGCCCGGAGCTGTCGACGGTGGCCCCGGATGCCACGCTCTGGAGCGATCGACTCACCCCGGCGCAGGTCGCGGAGAACCCCGGGCTCGCGGCGTTCCCCTACCTCGACGACGACTTCGGCCTCGTCAGCCGGAGTGCGGCCGCGGGGTCGGCGCTGTCGCGCATCCACATGTTCAACCACGGCGCGCGGATCAGCCAGGGCATGCTCAGCCACCAGATCCCGGGACTCGTCGGGGGCGCGACCAAGCTCGCCGCGGCGCTGTCGCGACGGCTCTTCACCCGCCACGCCGAGTCGCTGATGGCGGAGTACCTCGCCTACGACGTCCCGGTCGGGGTGCACGTCGGGCGGCGGCCCGTACCGGCGGACGTCACCGGCTGA